Genomic window (Pseudomonas sp. L5B5):
TACCTGCCGCTGGCGTTGCTGCGTCGTGGCGCCATCGAGATGGCGGTGGCTGGCGAAGTGGCGCTGACGCCCTTCCACTCGGCCCAACGCAGTGCTAGCGCCAGTGGTTTCGGCCAGCGCATCAGCGTGCGCCTGGCCAACGGCCTGGCGGCGATCGAACCCGGGGACGGGATCACCACCATCAGCTTCTGTGGCATGGGCGGCGAGACCATCCGCGACATCCTCGAGGCCGGCAAGGCACGCCTGCATGGCCGCGAGCGCCTGGTCATGCAGCCCAACGGCGGCGAGCAGCCGTTGCGTCAATGGCTGATGGACAACGGCTACGCCATCCTTTTCGAAGAAGTGCTGCGCGAGAACCGCTTCGACTACGAGATCATCGTTGCCGAGCGCGGTGACAGCCCGTGCTACAGCGTCGAGCAGCTGTATTTCGGCCCGCTGCAGATGCAGGAGCGCAGCCCGGCGTTCCTGGCCAAGTGGCAGCGCAAGCTGCGCCAGAAGCACAAGATCCTGGCCCATTTCGACCGGGCGCAACAGGCGGTGCCCGAGGAGAAACTCCAGGACATCCAGCGCAAGGCCCGCTGGATCAGCGAACTGCTGGCCTGACTCCGCAACGCTGCTTTCGCTGGTAAAACCCGCTGTGTATCATCGGCCCAGGTCGATGCTACCTGCCGCTCGCATCCGCAAGGAATGGTGAAAGCATCGCTGTCCCCCTACCCTGTCGTCACTCTTGACAGTCGAGGCCCGGCAACGCGAGCACCCCTGCACCTCGGCGAACAGGAGCAACGATGATTTCCCTCGAACACGCCAAGCAAATGGCCAAGCGCCTGCGCACCGCGCTCGCCGCCCACGACCAGTCGATCAGCCACGCCACCGCGCTGGAAAGCGTGGCCCGGCAACTGGGCTACAAGGACTGGAACACCGCCGCCGCAGCCTTGCCCCACGAACAGCCCCAGGGGGTCAGCTTCGACAAGGCCATCCCGATCCTGCGGATGTTCGACGAAGCCAAGGCCCGCGAGTTCTATCTCGATTTCCTCGGGTTCGCCGTGGAGTTCGAACACCGCTTCGAAGCCGACCTGCCGCTGTACCTGGGCATCAGCCGCAATGGCCTGCAACTGCATCTGTCCGAGCACCACGGCGATGCCAGCCCCGGGGCGACGATCTTCGTGCCGATGCACAACATCGAACAGCTGCGCGATGAACTGCAAGCCAAGCGCTACGGCTACGGCCGCCCCGATATCGTCGAAGAAGACTGGGGCAAGATCCTGGAAGTCTACGACCCCTTCGGCAATCGCATCCGCTTCTGCCAGGGCTGATCCCTGACGGGTAGCGCACGATGGAACCCGGTCCGCCAGCAAGCACTGCCTGGGCGCCCCGATCAGCAACGGCCTTAACGCGGCCTGCGGCTCAAGGCCAGGCACCCGCACCGGAGTTCGATGAAGCGGCGACCGGCGGGCGACTGGCATATGTCGGTGACGTCATGGATCGACAGCAATCGATCAGGCCCGACCCGGGTTGCACAACGCTCGTGCAACCGCTACAAATCCAGCTCTCGAACCTGAAAACACAAAGGAATTGTGCATGTCCGAACATCTTAAATCACTGTTTCTCTCGAGCCAGCGCTTTTTCACGGACAACCCGGGAAAGGCCCAGGCGACTTTTTCAGTGGCTAGCAGTGGCGACGGGGCGCTGCATCGCCGGGTTAAAATCCGCGAGTTCGTTCTGGATGTCGATGAGCCGCAAAACCTGGGGGGCACCGGTCAGGGCCCCAACCCCGTGGAGATTGCCCTCGCCGCGTTGGCAACCTGCCAGGAAATCAGTTATCACCTTCACGCGGCCGCCCTCGGGATCCCCCTCAAAGAGGTCACCGTAACCCTTGAAGGCAAGATCGATCTCAGGGGATTTTTCGCAGTCGATGAGCAAGTCCGTCCAGGTTTCACTGAGATACGGGGGACCGTCAAATTCGATAGCACGGCAAGCAGAGACGAGCTCATCGCCCTCAAGGAAAGCGTTGACCACTCTTGCCCGGTGATGGATCTCTTCAGAAACCGGACGCCTGTCGAAATCCTGTTCTAGCTCCCCAAACCTGCGGGCTGATCCGCACCGTTCACCATGGCCCCGGGCAAGTACGAACAAAAGGATTCGGCAACAGCCTCATCAAATGGCAATGCATCCGAGGTTCCTCTGGTCGGCAGGCCTGGGCGGCAGGCGCGAGGAACCGGCGGATGGGCCTGAAGGATTGCATCCACTCGCCTTGCCCTTTTCAGGCCTGGTTGAAGCCGTAACCTCATGACCCCAATCGCGGTCATCACAGGACACCTGCCACTCTTCCATCAGGCCTTCGCAACGACCAAAACATGGACATCGCAAATGCTCGGCGCCTGGCCAAGCTCCATCAGTGCCATGAGTGGGAGCGCCACTTTGTCGCCCTTGCAGGCTTCCATACGGGTTGAAATCCCCTTCACCCATACTTTCAGAATCTTCTCCTGTCAGGCAGCGGGCAAGCCTGGAACAGTTCACGCCGAATTTAACCAGCCTGCATCTCAAGAGCCGCTGCAAGCTTCGCTCAGAGACACTTCGGGTATCGGATTGTCGTGGGCAGGCTCAATAATGGAGAACGAACATGTATTGCCTGCCCCGGTCAAAATGGCTGACATTGCCATTTACGGTCGCCTTCGGACTCTGTATCAACCAGGTATCGGCCAACAGCCTTGTTCTTGCCTCGATGGCTGAATACCATGGCTGCTCCTACACCGACAATGGCAATGGCACGAGCAACTTGAGGGTAGACATAGTCTGGAAAGAGGCCAAAGGCAACTTCGGGGAAGAGCAATTCAAGGCACGAGCAATCATGATCTATGCCTACAATGAAACCGGAAAGCCAATACCCGGCCAGAACTCGGTAAGAACCCTGAACATTGGCGGATCTCCCAGCGACTTAACTTTCACCCGAGCTGATTACTCGCTGTATACCAACGTCAATAGCTCGTACTGGAACTTCACCGGCGCCCGTTCCTCAACGGTCTTCATCACAATAGACAACGCTGTGATCAAACAGTGGCCAGCGGTGGCGGTTCGCGCCGGGCATTACACCGTTGATAAAGTCAGTGGCACTAGCAATTATGACTTCGGGGAAATCAAAGGGGTTCGATATATTCCTCTCGGCTCGCCAAGCAATAGATGCAAGACCGTGGCCGACCCAGCGCTTCCACCTCCCCCCGAAGACCTGAACATCCGCATGTCCGCTCCTGATTGGCACTTAGGCGAATTGCAACGCGGTGGTGAAACGGAGAAGAATTTCCCTGCATTGAAAGACCAACTGTGCCTTGACTACAAAGGCAGCAACTTCATCAACTATCAGGAATACCTTATCAAGGCCGCCAGCCGCAACGGCCCAGCCGTCAACAACAGGTATCTACTCAAGCATACCGAGACCCAGGCCCCTGGACTTCCTTACTATTTGACATTGGATGACGGTTCGAAAAGAGTAGTTTTGCCCAGCGGCACTCAGCCCTTCAAACTGAACAAGAACGGCAAGACCTGCTTTGTGCCGACGTTCAAAGTATTCACGGAGAAGAACGTCAAGAGCGGACGGTATGACGATGTCCTGACCTTCGACATCATCTCCAAACCCTAGGCTGCTGATGACGTCCATCTGAACGCAGAACTAGTCCAAAGAGCGTCGGCTCATGCCGACGCTTGCGATGTACCCGCCCTCAGAACTTCGTCTGCATCCCCACCCTCAGCGTGCGCCCTGGCGCAGGCATGAAGCTTTGTGCCAGCGGGTCCAGGTAATAACGATCGGTGAGGTTCTGCAACGAGACATTGAAGCTGGTGTGCTCCTGCAGCTTGTAGTTGAGGAACAGATCCACCAGGGCCACTTCGCGGTAGTTCACCTGAGGCGTGGTGGCGCCAGTCTGCCAGGGTTTGTCGGCGGTGACGGTGGGTCCCGAGGTATAGGTAATGCGAGTGCCGAGGGTCAGGCTCTGGTCGAAGAAGCGCAGGCCGGTGGTCAGGTTGCCAGCAAAACGCGGCGGGTTCTGGGTATTGGTGTACGAGCCCATGAAGCTGCCCGGGGTGCAGTTCGGGGTATCGGCGGTTTTCTGGTAGGG
Coding sequences:
- a CDS encoding glyoxalase superfamily protein: MISLEHAKQMAKRLRTALAAHDQSISHATALESVARQLGYKDWNTAAAALPHEQPQGVSFDKAIPILRMFDEAKAREFYLDFLGFAVEFEHRFEADLPLYLGISRNGLQLHLSEHHGDASPGATIFVPMHNIEQLRDELQAKRYGYGRPDIVEEDWGKILEVYDPFGNRIRFCQG
- a CDS encoding OsmC family protein; protein product: MSEHLKSLFLSSQRFFTDNPGKAQATFSVASSGDGALHRRVKIREFVLDVDEPQNLGGTGQGPNPVEIALAALATCQEISYHLHAAALGIPLKEVTVTLEGKIDLRGFFAVDEQVRPGFTEIRGTVKFDSTASRDELIALKESVDHSCPVMDLFRNRTPVEILF
- a CDS encoding tRNA (adenine(22)-N(1))-methyltransferase, with product MNEQTLSMRLERVAAQVPAGARLADIGSDHGYLPLALLRRGAIEMAVAGEVALTPFHSAQRSASASGFGQRISVRLANGLAAIEPGDGITTISFCGMGGETIRDILEAGKARLHGRERLVMQPNGGEQPLRQWLMDNGYAILFEEVLRENRFDYEIIVAERGDSPCYSVEQLYFGPLQMQERSPAFLAKWQRKLRQKHKILAHFDRAQQAVPEEKLQDIQRKARWISELLA